One window of the Chitinophaga niabensis genome contains the following:
- a CDS encoding SusC/RagA family TonB-linked outer membrane protein, whose translation MQHSFQPNLRAAFLMLALLLTCTATWAQQISGKIQSEDLQPVPGASVKVKGTNTGTVTDGQGAFSIKAANGAVLQVSFIGFLSQEIKVDGQSSIIITLQTDKKNLGEVVVTALGIKKDKKALGYSVQEVKGADLIKAREPNPINGLVGKVAGLTVGASPELLASPQLLLRGSKIGLFVVDGVPINSDTWNISPDDIESYTILKGATASALYGSRGLNGAIMITTKRGSKDKRGFSVEFNSSTMFDKGFLAIPKTQNEYGPGDHGKYAFKDGRGGGTNDGDYDVWGPKFEGQPIPQYDSPVDPVTGVRTPTPWLARGKDNLNRFMQTGVLSTNNLSVSARGDNYDLRFSLSHSEQKSIIPNNKLSITNFNISAGYNLSDRLRLDGYLNYNRQYTPNFPDVQYGPNSLIYNITIWTGADWDVDAMRNYWQPGKEGIQSIFAEYQRYTNPWFQVMEWKRGHYKTDINGYMKLSYKISDNLDILARSQVTSYDMLRNEKLPYSAHPYGREAGLGDYREDKRSMFENNTDVLLTYHDEIAKNISLKASVGANARSFTYNSSFTSTDYLNVPGWYAFANTLNPLKASNFKSDMLVLSGYGYADLSFSKYATLSLTGRYDKLSTLPKGNDVYFYPSVSLSTVVSDYVKLPEVIDLLKFRGSYANVKGGLTMATIGATPQATFPVGYGTEYQSSYDGPSFENSAGYDVRPIYDSKVGAIYSRTIANPDLKPFSSTAYETGMDLRLFRNRLGLDVTYFVTKDGPRIYNFPITDATGAERYLVNGVVTRKKGWEVSLTGSPLRSTTGLNWDVMFNWSTFKERYVDFYPGVNTLNTFYKAGDRVDGIYGQAFVRTPDGKLINDGSGRPIKAPVNQFLGYANPDWVWAVNNTFRYKSISFNFQFDGRVGGKMNNYIQQQTFRGGRHISTVQGKMGEARFQDYKGVKSWVGDGVVINNGAAIQYDNDGKVTNYKDLQYAPNTTKTFLQDYISFYYNTMEANMISKTFMKLREVVIGYTVPQSILSRSFIRQANISLVGRNLLYFAKYKDVDIDQYAGDQSGSGLQSPSTRRYGVNLNITF comes from the coding sequence ATGCAACACAGTTTTCAACCTAACTTGCGGGCAGCATTCCTCATGCTGGCCCTGCTGCTCACGTGCACGGCTACGTGGGCACAACAAATCTCCGGCAAGATCCAGTCGGAAGATCTGCAACCGGTGCCTGGCGCCTCCGTGAAAGTAAAAGGTACTAATACTGGTACGGTTACAGACGGACAGGGTGCTTTTTCCATCAAAGCTGCCAATGGCGCAGTGCTCCAGGTTTCTTTCATTGGTTTCCTCAGCCAGGAGATCAAAGTGGACGGTCAATCTTCTATTATCATCACCCTGCAAACAGACAAAAAGAATTTAGGCGAAGTAGTAGTAACAGCACTCGGCATTAAAAAAGATAAAAAGGCCCTGGGTTATTCTGTGCAGGAAGTAAAGGGCGCTGACCTGATCAAAGCTCGCGAACCGAATCCTATCAATGGTTTGGTAGGTAAGGTAGCTGGTCTTACTGTAGGTGCTTCCCCTGAATTGCTCGCATCTCCGCAACTCCTGTTACGTGGTAGCAAGATCGGGTTGTTTGTAGTAGATGGTGTACCCATCAACTCAGATACCTGGAACATTTCTCCGGATGATATTGAAAGTTATACTATCCTGAAAGGTGCTACTGCTTCTGCTTTGTACGGTTCGCGCGGTTTGAACGGTGCTATCATGATCACTACTAAAAGAGGCTCTAAAGATAAAAGGGGCTTTTCTGTAGAGTTCAATTCCAGCACTATGTTCGACAAAGGTTTCCTGGCTATTCCTAAAACACAGAATGAGTATGGCCCCGGCGACCATGGTAAATATGCATTCAAAGATGGCCGCGGTGGCGGAACCAATGATGGTGACTATGATGTATGGGGCCCTAAGTTTGAAGGTCAGCCCATTCCGCAGTATGATAGTCCTGTTGACCCTGTTACAGGTGTTCGTACACCTACTCCCTGGCTGGCGCGCGGAAAGGATAACCTGAACCGATTCATGCAAACAGGTGTACTCAGTACCAACAACCTTTCTGTTTCTGCAAGAGGTGATAATTACGATCTGCGTTTCTCTCTCTCGCATTCAGAACAAAAAAGCATTATCCCCAACAACAAATTAAGCATCACCAATTTCAACATCTCTGCTGGTTACAACCTGTCTGACAGGTTACGTTTAGATGGTTACCTGAATTACAACCGCCAGTACACACCCAATTTCCCGGATGTGCAATATGGACCTAACAGTCTTATTTATAACATCACTATCTGGACGGGTGCAGACTGGGATGTGGATGCCATGCGCAATTACTGGCAGCCAGGTAAAGAAGGTATTCAATCCATCTTTGCAGAGTATCAGCGTTATACCAACCCATGGTTCCAGGTGATGGAGTGGAAACGTGGTCACTATAAAACAGATATCAACGGGTACATGAAGCTTTCTTACAAGATCTCTGACAACCTGGATATCCTGGCCCGTTCACAAGTGACTTCTTATGATATGTTGCGGAACGAAAAACTGCCTTATTCTGCACACCCTTATGGAAGAGAAGCCGGTTTGGGTGATTACAGGGAAGATAAACGTTCCATGTTTGAGAACAATACAGATGTGCTGCTCACTTATCATGACGAGATTGCCAAAAACATCAGCCTGAAAGCTTCAGTTGGTGCTAATGCGCGTTCTTTCACCTATAATTCCAGCTTTACCAGTACAGATTACCTGAACGTTCCGGGCTGGTATGCATTTGCAAATACATTAAACCCGCTGAAGGCCAGTAACTTCAAATCTGATATGCTGGTATTGAGCGGATATGGTTATGCAGACCTTTCTTTCTCCAAATACGCTACTTTATCTTTAACCGGCCGTTATGATAAATTATCTACGCTTCCTAAAGGCAATGATGTTTATTTCTATCCATCTGTTTCTCTTAGTACGGTGGTATCTGATTACGTGAAACTGCCCGAGGTGATAGATCTGTTGAAATTCAGAGGTTCTTATGCTAACGTAAAAGGTGGTTTGACCATGGCTACCATTGGTGCAACCCCTCAGGCTACATTCCCGGTTGGTTATGGAACAGAGTATCAATCTTCTTATGATGGCCCTTCTTTTGAAAACTCCGCCGGATACGATGTACGCCCTATATACGATTCCAAAGTAGGCGCTATCTATTCCAGGACTATTGCTAATCCTGATCTGAAACCTTTCTCCAGTACCGCTTATGAAACAGGTATGGACCTGCGTTTGTTCCGTAATCGTTTAGGTTTGGACGTTACTTATTTCGTTACAAAAGATGGCCCACGGATCTATAACTTCCCGATCACAGATGCAACCGGTGCAGAAAGATACCTGGTGAATGGTGTGGTAACCCGCAAGAAAGGCTGGGAAGTATCATTGACTGGTTCTCCGCTGCGCAGCACTACAGGTTTGAACTGGGATGTGATGTTTAACTGGTCTACTTTCAAAGAACGTTATGTGGATTTCTATCCTGGTGTAAATACACTCAATACTTTCTATAAAGCAGGTGACAGGGTAGATGGTATCTACGGTCAGGCTTTTGTGAGAACACCGGATGGTAAACTGATCAACGATGGAAGCGGCAGGCCTATCAAAGCTCCGGTAAATCAGTTCCTGGGTTATGCCAATCCTGATTGGGTATGGGCAGTGAACAATACCTTCCGTTACAAATCTATCTCCTTCAACTTCCAGTTCGATGGCCGTGTAGGTGGAAAGATGAACAACTACATCCAGCAACAGACTTTCCGCGGTGGCCGTCACATCAGTACAGTACAGGGTAAAATGGGAGAAGCCCGTTTCCAGGACTACAAAGGTGTGAAATCATGGGTAGGAGATGGTGTTGTGATCAACAACGGTGCAGCTATTCAGTATGATAACGATGGTAAGGTAACTAACTATAAAGACCTGCAATACGCGCCTAACACTACCAAAACCTTCCTGCAGGACTATATCAGCTTCTACTACAATACCATGGAGGCTAACATGATCAGCAAAACCTTCATGAAACTCAGGGAAGTGGTGATTGGTTATACAGTGCCACAAAGTATCCTCAGCCGGTCTTTCATCCGTCAGGCTAATATTTCCCTGGTGGGCAGGAACCTGTTGTATTTCGCGAAATATAAAGATGTGGATATTGATCAGTATGCCGGTGACCAAAGCGGTTCCGGTCTGCAATCTCCCAGCACCCGCCGTTATGGGGTGAATCTCAATATTACCTTCTAA
- a CDS encoding DUF5690 family protein has protein sequence MFKKRLQDSSGIFFIVWCLLASFGTYFCMYAFRKPFNTGLYANLELFGIGYKSVLIIAQVMGYMLSKFIGIKVISELQPSRRIRLIIGLILFAEISLLGFGLVPYPYNFFFLFLNGLPLGMVWGVIFSFLEGRRFTEILGMGLSISMIAASGVLKTAYMEVHDLFPFISEFWMPFTIGLVFLPLFCFFVWMLSVIPAPNDTDKLLRAERQPMNTEDKRTVLRKYGPGLLCILLSYCMLTTLRDFRDNFAVEIWNDISGTHWNKAVFSQTELLSTLIVVCCVAPLSLIRSNIRGFWATQGLIIAGILVSGLSTFLFYQELISPFMWMLLLGTGLFLAYIPIQIALFERLIGLFKMKANAGFFVYGCDATGYLGSVGLLLYREFFMKDLRWSRVLMQFSYVMCFVCLTLLLISVIFFNRKYGISKLFQSPGAEPEPPVNMKNITLHQ, from the coding sequence ATGTTTAAGAAACGGCTACAGGATTCCTCCGGGATTTTCTTTATTGTTTGGTGTCTGCTCGCTTCGTTCGGCACCTATTTCTGTATGTATGCATTCCGTAAACCTTTCAATACGGGTTTGTATGCAAACCTGGAATTATTTGGTATTGGCTACAAGAGCGTACTGATCATTGCACAGGTGATGGGATATATGCTGTCCAAGTTCATCGGTATAAAAGTGATCTCCGAATTGCAGCCTTCCCGGCGCATCCGGCTGATCATTGGCCTGATCCTTTTTGCTGAGATCTCCTTGCTGGGTTTTGGCCTGGTACCTTATCCCTATAACTTTTTCTTCCTTTTCCTGAATGGCCTGCCCTTAGGGATGGTCTGGGGAGTGATCTTCAGTTTCCTGGAAGGCCGCCGGTTCACGGAAATATTGGGCATGGGGCTGAGCATCAGTATGATAGCAGCTTCCGGAGTATTGAAAACTGCCTACATGGAGGTACATGATCTCTTTCCTTTTATCTCTGAATTCTGGATGCCCTTCACCATCGGTCTCGTATTCCTGCCCCTGTTCTGCTTTTTTGTATGGATGCTTTCCGTAATACCCGCACCAAACGATACAGATAAACTATTAAGGGCAGAACGGCAGCCTATGAATACTGAAGACAAACGTACGGTTCTCCGGAAATACGGCCCCGGCCTGCTGTGCATCCTGCTGAGCTATTGCATGCTCACCACCCTGCGCGATTTCCGGGATAACTTTGCCGTGGAAATATGGAACGATATTTCCGGTACACATTGGAATAAAGCGGTATTCTCGCAAACAGAATTACTCAGCACCCTGATCGTAGTCTGCTGTGTGGCGCCACTGTCACTTATCCGCAGTAATATCCGCGGATTCTGGGCCACACAGGGTTTGATCATCGCAGGTATACTCGTGTCAGGCCTGAGCACTTTTTTATTTTACCAGGAGTTGATCAGCCCTTTTATGTGGATGTTATTATTAGGCACCGGTTTGTTCTTAGCCTACATCCCCATACAGATCGCATTATTTGAAAGACTGATAGGCTTGTTTAAAATGAAGGCAAATGCAGGGTTCTTTGTATACGGCTGCGATGCTACCGGTTACCTGGGCAGCGTGGGTTTATTATTATACCGGGAATTTTTCATGAAAGATCTTCGCTGGAGCAGGGTGTTGATGCAGTTCAGTTATGTGATGTGTTTCGTCTGCCTCACATTGCTCCTGATCTCCGTGATATTCTTCAACCGTAAATACGGGATCAGTAAATTGTTTCAGTCGCCAGGTGCAGAACCAGAACCACCTGTGAATATGAAGAATATTACTTTACATCAATAG
- the phnY gene encoding phosphonoacetaldehyde dehydrogenase yields MLVLDEVTSLTGYIAGTPLQSGALLEVKSPYDGRLVGTVTLGNRKDTEAAIAAGLKGGPLLTRYDRFAVLDKARQLLEERKEEFAQLIMSESGLCLRETRYEVGRARDVLHFAAIEALKDDGQVFSCDISPQGKARKIFTLREPLSLAVAITPFNHPLNQVAHKIAPAIATGTPVILKPSEKTPLTAIRLVELLYEAGLPHHMLSVLLGPTAEVAEVLVQDPRVELVSFTGSVAVGKHIAKQAGYKKVILELGGNDPLIILEDADMDLAVTLAAEGAYRNSGQRCTAVKRILVQESIHDEFVKRFVEKTKEYICGDPADAGTRVGTVIDEPAAVYLEDVVKKAVAQGAKVLYGGHRKGALLEPTVIVDVPRDAQMVVQESFGPLAPIMKVKDLEDAIALANGTAYGLSSGIVTKDMEKAVYAVKHLRMGTVNINEVPGYRIENSPFGGVKDSGLGIKEGVIEAMKCFTYVKTFSMPW; encoded by the coding sequence ATGCTTGTATTAGATGAGGTCACTTCTTTAACCGGCTATATTGCCGGAACACCATTACAATCTGGGGCATTGCTGGAAGTAAAAAGCCCTTACGATGGACGTTTAGTAGGCACCGTTACATTGGGTAATCGCAAAGATACTGAGGCGGCTATTGCAGCAGGTTTGAAAGGCGGCCCCCTATTAACCAGGTATGATCGTTTTGCTGTGCTGGATAAAGCACGCCAACTGCTGGAGGAGCGAAAAGAGGAATTTGCACAGCTGATCATGTCTGAATCGGGGCTTTGTCTCCGTGAAACCCGCTACGAGGTTGGGCGTGCAAGAGATGTATTACATTTTGCGGCTATTGAAGCCCTGAAGGATGACGGGCAGGTTTTTTCCTGTGATATTTCTCCGCAGGGTAAAGCGCGTAAGATCTTTACATTGCGGGAACCTTTGTCCCTTGCAGTGGCTATCACACCATTTAATCATCCGCTGAACCAGGTGGCGCATAAAATTGCACCTGCCATTGCTACCGGTACCCCGGTGATCTTAAAACCTTCAGAGAAAACTCCCCTTACGGCTATACGTTTAGTGGAACTGCTGTATGAAGCGGGACTGCCGCATCATATGCTGAGTGTGTTGTTAGGGCCTACTGCTGAAGTGGCGGAGGTATTGGTGCAGGATCCCCGGGTAGAGTTAGTGTCTTTTACAGGGAGTGTGGCAGTGGGGAAACATATTGCTAAACAGGCAGGGTATAAAAAAGTGATCCTGGAATTGGGGGGCAATGATCCTTTGATCATTCTCGAAGATGCGGATATGGACCTTGCGGTTACATTGGCTGCGGAAGGGGCTTACAGGAATTCCGGACAGCGTTGTACAGCAGTGAAACGGATCCTTGTACAGGAGAGCATCCACGATGAATTTGTAAAACGTTTTGTGGAGAAAACGAAAGAATATATCTGTGGAGATCCTGCAGATGCTGGTACCCGTGTGGGCACTGTTATTGATGAACCTGCTGCTGTTTACCTGGAAGATGTGGTGAAAAAGGCAGTTGCGCAAGGGGCTAAAGTATTGTATGGCGGCCATCGTAAAGGGGCATTGCTGGAACCTACGGTGATCGTGGATGTTCCAAGGGATGCGCAGATGGTGGTGCAGGAGTCTTTTGGGCCACTCGCGCCGATCATGAAAGTGAAGGACCTGGAAGATGCGATTGCATTGGCGAATGGAACGGCTTATGGGCTTTCTTCCGGTATTGTGACGAAGGATATGGAAAAGGCGGTCTATGCCGTGAAGCATTTGCGTATGGGCACAGTGAATATTAATGAAGTGCCTGGTTATAGGATTGAGAATTCTCCTTTTGGTGGTGTGAAGGATTCAGGGTTGGGGATTAAGGAAGGAGTGATTGAAGCGATGAAGTGTTTTACCTATGTGAAGACGTTTTCAATGCCCTGGTAG
- the phnA gene encoding phosphonoacetate hydrolase: protein MSISTQSFTVNGKTYTPPASPVVVICLDGSADEYLDATMAHDRMPNLKKMTLAGYRGMVRGALPSFTNVNNSSIVTGVTPAVHGICGNFFYDTNRKEEVMMNSSEYLRAETILAAAANAGRKVAVVTAKEKLRDILSHKMTGIAFSAEKANQAQEATHGIGNVETTLNLKTPAIYSADASLFVLRAGVALIEQGLGDFLYLSLTDYMQHTYAPEDEPSLAFYEAIDHELGRLLALGAVIGATADHGMNAKQKADGSPNVLFIETMLTEQFGNGFRVICPITDPYVKHHGALGSYVAVHLPEGVDETVVSNWLQGQPGITEVHNKARAVHLLEQPEDRIGDLIVLSARDVVVGRTPAHHDLSALDSGLRSHGGRYEEMVPLLISHPLTAAYKSKALGDPRNFDVFDFTVNGTHHN from the coding sequence ATGTCAATATCCACCCAATCCTTTACTGTAAATGGCAAAACCTATACTCCGCCTGCCTCTCCAGTGGTGGTGATTTGCCTGGATGGCTCTGCCGATGAATATCTAGACGCTACAATGGCACACGACAGGATGCCGAACCTTAAAAAAATGACATTGGCCGGTTACCGGGGTATGGTGAGAGGGGCTTTGCCTTCCTTTACCAATGTAAACAACTCCTCTATTGTAACAGGTGTTACCCCGGCGGTGCATGGCATCTGCGGGAATTTCTTCTATGACACCAACCGCAAGGAAGAGGTGATGATGAACTCTTCAGAATACCTCCGTGCAGAAACGATCCTTGCCGCTGCAGCCAACGCAGGCCGCAAAGTAGCGGTAGTAACAGCGAAAGAAAAACTGCGGGATATCCTCAGCCATAAAATGACAGGCATCGCCTTCTCTGCGGAAAAGGCCAACCAGGCTCAGGAAGCCACGCATGGTATTGGCAATGTGGAAACAACATTGAACCTTAAAACCCCGGCTATATATAGTGCAGATGCCAGTCTTTTTGTATTACGTGCAGGCGTGGCATTGATAGAACAGGGGCTGGGAGATTTCCTGTATCTCTCCCTCACGGATTATATGCAACATACTTACGCTCCTGAAGATGAGCCGTCACTGGCATTCTACGAAGCTATTGATCATGAGCTGGGCCGCTTGCTGGCATTGGGTGCAGTGATCGGGGCTACTGCTGATCATGGTATGAATGCTAAACAGAAAGCAGATGGTTCTCCCAATGTGCTCTTTATAGAAACCATGCTTACAGAACAGTTTGGAAACGGTTTCCGGGTGATCTGCCCTATTACGGACCCATATGTAAAACACCATGGTGCACTGGGTTCTTATGTGGCGGTACATTTACCGGAAGGGGTGGATGAAACGGTTGTCAGCAATTGGTTACAGGGGCAGCCGGGTATTACGGAAGTACATAACAAAGCACGCGCTGTGCATTTGCTGGAACAACCGGAAGACCGTATCGGGGATCTGATCGTTCTCAGTGCAAGGGATGTAGTGGTGGGCCGTACGCCGGCACATCATGATCTCAGTGCATTGGATAGCGGGCTGCGTTCTCATGGCGGCCGTTATGAAGAAATGGTGCCACTGCTGATCTCACATCCGCTGACAGCTGCTTACAAAAGCAAAGCCCTGGGCGATCCGCGCAACTTTGATGTTTTTGATTTCACCGTGAATGGAACTCACCATAATTAG
- a CDS encoding helix-turn-helix domain-containing protein: MQEDIIIQISTKIKEKRKAKGITVQELADKAEVSKGLISQIENNRTVPSLLVLINIIRALNLDMNEFFNDINQQTQTARVLIKRKDEYQSFEKENAKGFLYKRVLTRNIKGGPTDFVLLELKQGAKRNQIVKTDAYEYKYVIKGTVEYLINNEKYILESGDSIFFDGRLGHKPANVGADDALLLVVYFFQDAEK; the protein is encoded by the coding sequence ATGCAAGAAGATATCATTATCCAGATCAGCACTAAGATCAAGGAAAAGCGCAAGGCCAAAGGCATTACCGTGCAGGAACTGGCAGACAAAGCGGAAGTGAGCAAGGGCCTCATCTCCCAGATAGAAAATAACCGCACCGTACCATCTCTGTTGGTACTGATCAATATTATCCGGGCACTCAACCTGGATATGAATGAGTTCTTTAACGACATCAATCAGCAGACGCAAACCGCCCGGGTATTGATCAAAAGGAAAGATGAATACCAATCCTTTGAAAAGGAGAATGCCAAAGGTTTCCTGTACAAACGGGTGCTTACCCGCAATATCAAGGGAGGCCCCACGGATTTTGTGCTGCTGGAGCTGAAGCAGGGCGCCAAACGTAACCAGATCGTGAAAACGGATGCTTATGAATATAAGTATGTGATCAAAGGCACGGTGGAATACCTCATCAATAATGAAAAGTACATCCTCGAAAGCGGGGATTCCATCTTTTTCGATGGCCGCCTGGGCCACAAACCGGCTAATGTAGGAGCAGATGATGCACTGCTGTTGGTGGTTTACTTCTTCCAGGACGCAGAGAAATAG
- a CDS encoding MarC family protein — MFSIDQMITVGFTLFAVIDILGSIPILLSLKEKLGEISAWKATLASGILMVAFLLIGEAFLKLMSVDLQSFAVAGSIVIFIIGLEMILGIEFFKSDNDTKTGSLVPIAFPLIAGSGTLTTIMSLKADFGDYNILAGILVNLLIIFVVLKSLNRIERILGKAGLMVIRKFFGVILLAIAVRIFKSNIGTL, encoded by the coding sequence ATGTTCAGTATCGACCAGATGATCACCGTAGGCTTCACACTCTTTGCTGTGATAGATATCCTTGGTTCCATTCCCATCCTGCTTTCCCTGAAAGAAAAACTTGGGGAGATCAGCGCCTGGAAAGCCACACTGGCTTCCGGCATACTGATGGTAGCATTCCTGCTGATAGGAGAAGCCTTCCTGAAACTCATGAGTGTAGACCTTCAATCCTTTGCCGTGGCGGGTTCTATTGTGATCTTCATCATCGGGCTGGAAATGATCCTGGGCATTGAATTCTTTAAAAGTGATAATGACACCAAAACGGGAAGTCTTGTTCCTATTGCCTTTCCGCTGATTGCAGGTTCCGGTACGCTCACCACCATCATGTCCCTCAAGGCTGATTTCGGGGATTATAACATCCTGGCGGGCATCCTGGTGAACCTCCTGATCATTTTTGTGGTATTAAAGTCCCTGAACAGGATTGAGCGGATACTGGGAAAAGCTGGACTGATGGTGATACGGAAGTTTTTCGGGGTGATCCTGCTGGCCATTGCCGTACGGATCTTTAAAAGCAATATCGGGACTTTGTAA
- a CDS encoding SMEK domain-containing protein, translating to MSNERQKLGNISFLLACWIADIRLNNAIDFQDINKSAEGVCMQLLNLVYNYELEDLNYTKRNFPGLDLADHKAKVAFQITSRTDAAKVIETLQKVKDDFPSAVKFFILNQQTKISFGKKNDPANIHPSFHAEKDILYPEDLLREIKNIYHTDPARFRKIQHLLERELIRFVPSDKVQSVMSGNTIDNLLKHLPHKTRAFFAVLILMLIITGGALYIYKDYDSVKAATDKEPCIAYSITGIILENRDGTETKMRSVTIVLPEISPYTKEEMITNGEFLIRDVKLSRNNPAIQLRIEREGKILYKKRIELNASKWDSSQCSVNIGEVHLTQEDRVNPIPVTAAQPVTFNINYEHKGLIAAISKAKNLVYRRSSPRLVEITYSGEILPAVTRSLYYYPGGHLLVRVKEHHCEKELPFRIGETFRIGNRMEGVKADIQRDIDSIIDNNTSSIAKTIASCFD from the coding sequence ATGTCCAACGAGCGCCAAAAACTGGGAAATATTTCTTTCTTACTTGCATGTTGGATAGCTGACATCCGGTTGAACAATGCTATTGACTTCCAGGATATCAATAAGTCTGCCGAAGGCGTATGCATGCAGTTGCTGAACCTCGTTTACAATTATGAGCTGGAAGACCTCAATTACACAAAGCGGAATTTCCCGGGGCTTGATCTTGCAGACCACAAAGCAAAAGTGGCCTTTCAGATCACTTCCCGTACTGATGCAGCCAAAGTGATTGAAACCTTACAGAAGGTAAAAGATGATTTTCCTTCCGCTGTCAAATTCTTCATCCTCAACCAGCAAACCAAAATAAGTTTCGGCAAAAAGAACGATCCTGCTAACATCCACCCTTCTTTCCATGCAGAAAAGGATATTTTATATCCTGAAGACCTTCTCCGTGAAATAAAGAACATCTATCATACTGATCCGGCAAGGTTCCGGAAAATTCAACATCTCCTGGAGCGTGAACTGATCAGGTTCGTGCCTTCTGATAAAGTGCAATCCGTTATGTCAGGCAACACTATAGATAACTTACTGAAACATTTGCCCCACAAAACCAGGGCATTCTTCGCCGTGCTGATCCTGATGCTGATCATTACCGGTGGGGCGCTTTACATCTACAAGGACTATGACTCCGTTAAAGCAGCAACAGATAAAGAACCCTGCATCGCGTACAGCATAACCGGTATCATATTGGAAAACAGAGATGGTACGGAAACAAAAATGCGGTCTGTTACCATTGTGCTGCCGGAGATCAGCCCTTATACTAAAGAAGAGATGATCACGAATGGAGAATTCCTGATAAGGGATGTTAAACTGAGCAGGAATAACCCTGCCATTCAGCTCAGGATAGAGCGGGAAGGGAAGATCCTGTATAAGAAACGGATTGAATTAAATGCATCTAAATGGGATAGCTCCCAATGCAGTGTCAATATCGGGGAAGTGCATCTTACACAGGAAGATCGTGTAAACCCGATCCCTGTAACTGCTGCTCAACCTGTAACCTTTAACATCAATTACGAGCACAAGGGTTTAATTGCCGCCATCAGCAAAGCAAAAAACCTGGTATACCGCAGATCTTCTCCGCGCCTGGTAGAGATCACTTATTCCGGCGAAATATTACCTGCGGTTACTCGCAGCCTGTATTATTACCCGGGTGGCCATCTGCTGGTTCGGGTAAAAGAACATCACTGTGAAAAAGAACTGCCTTTCCGGATCGGGGAAACGTTCAGGATAGGCAACAGGATGGAAGGTGTAAAAGCAGACATACAGCGTGATATTGATTCTATCATAGATAATAATACCTCATCTATTGCGAAAACTATTGCCTCATGTTTCGATTAA
- a CDS encoding sigma-70 family RNA polymerase sigma factor — protein MTDKTATFLEYKALLFSIAYNMLGNVDAAEDMVQDAYLKWMEIDAIDVRHTKAYLVKIVTNKSINYLHSARQRREEYIGLWLPEPLLNYENPKIESYHALSIGFLVLLEKLTPQERAIFLLKEVFSYDYYELAEMFEKTEDNCRQILKRAKDNLGKDTRRFEVDLKVHEKILHKFLQAISEGSMEELIHTLKEDIVLFADGGGRLFSTNNQRLAAPPKPIYGRENVSKLLLSAVSKLDYINGLDREIIVANGLPSIISYSGGMPFSLISFELEGDHIRNIYLQINPDKLKHFKKT, from the coding sequence ATGACAGACAAAACCGCCACCTTCCTGGAATACAAAGCGCTGCTCTTCTCCATTGCCTACAACATGCTGGGCAATGTAGACGCGGCAGAAGACATGGTGCAGGACGCTTACCTGAAATGGATGGAAATTGACGCCATCGATGTACGCCATACAAAGGCCTACCTGGTAAAGATCGTCACCAATAAGTCCATTAATTACCTCCACAGCGCCCGGCAGCGGAGGGAGGAATATATTGGTCTATGGCTCCCGGAGCCTCTGCTGAACTATGAAAACCCTAAGATCGAATCTTATCATGCACTGTCTATCGGGTTCCTCGTCCTGCTGGAAAAGCTAACTCCCCAGGAGAGAGCTATATTCCTGTTAAAAGAGGTGTTCTCATATGACTATTACGAGCTGGCGGAGATGTTTGAGAAAACAGAAGACAACTGCCGCCAGATCCTGAAACGGGCAAAAGATAACCTGGGCAAAGATACCCGGCGTTTTGAGGTAGATCTCAAAGTGCATGAAAAGATCCTGCATAAATTTTTACAGGCCATTTCAGAAGGCAGTATGGAAGAACTGATCCATACTCTCAAAGAAGATATCGTATTGTTCGCTGATGGGGGAGGACGATTGTTCTCTACCAACAATCAGCGCCTCGCCGCTCCACCCAAACCGATCTATGGAAGGGAAAATGTCAGCAAACTATTGCTCAGCGCCGTATCCAAACTGGATTACATCAATGGCCTGGACAGGGAGATCATTGTGGCTAACGGATTGCCCTCCATTATCTCTTATTCCGGCGGAATGCCCTTCAGCCTTATTTCCTTTGAGCTGGAAGGAGATCATATCAGGAACATTTACCTCCAGATTAACCCTGATAAACTAAAGCATTTTAAAAAAACCTGA